A region of Acidobacteriota bacterium DNA encodes the following proteins:
- a CDS encoding aldo/keto reductase, which translates to MDFKQLNRTDLRVSRLCFGTMTFGKPADQQTCNRMVDQCIEAEINFFDTANMYQVGVAESMLGVALKGKRDRQILATKVRFKMGEGLDESGLSKRAIYRAIDESLKRLQTDYVDIYYLHFPDYAVPIEETLEALESLAGQGKIRYAGTSNYAAWQQTEMLCIAEKKSYKPAVITQPMYNLLARGIEQEWLPMTKHFGLSNIVYNPLAGGLLTGKHHIQSVTPGTRFDNNKLYQDRYWHPEDFAAVEKLQSIAKKAGRSVVSLALNWLLHHTVSDCVILGASRPEQLAENLAACKEGPLPDEVVKACDDVWNELRGPVPAYNR; encoded by the coding sequence ATGGATTTCAAGCAGCTCAACCGGACTGATCTGAGAGTTTCCCGCTTGTGCTTCGGCACCATGACTTTCGGCAAGCCCGCCGATCAGCAGACCTGCAATCGGATGGTCGATCAATGCATCGAAGCAGAAATCAATTTCTTCGACACCGCCAATATGTACCAGGTTGGCGTGGCGGAAAGCATGTTGGGGGTGGCTTTAAAAGGGAAACGCGACAGGCAGATCCTGGCCACGAAAGTTCGCTTCAAAATGGGAGAGGGTCTAGACGAGAGCGGCCTCTCCAAGCGGGCTATCTATCGCGCAATCGATGAGAGTCTCAAACGGCTGCAGACGGATTATGTCGATATTTATTATCTCCACTTTCCCGATTATGCAGTTCCAATTGAGGAAACACTGGAGGCGCTGGAGTCTCTAGCCGGACAGGGCAAGATTCGTTATGCGGGCACCTCCAACTACGCCGCGTGGCAGCAAACCGAAATGCTGTGTATTGCCGAGAAGAAGAGCTACAAACCCGCAGTGATCACGCAGCCGATGTACAACCTGCTCGCGCGGGGAATCGAGCAGGAGTGGCTTCCCATGACGAAGCACTTTGGCCTGTCGAACATCGTCTACAACCCACTCGCCGGCGGATTGCTCACGGGCAAGCATCACATCCAGTCCGTCACACCCGGCACACGCTTCGACAATAACAAGTTGTACCAGGACCGCTACTGGCATCCGGAGGACTTTGCTGCGGTGGAGAAGTTGCAGTCGATCGCGAAGAAAGCCGGGCGTTCCGTTGTGAGTCTCGCTTTGAACTGGCTGCTGCATCATACGGTGAGCGACTGCGTGATTCTGGGAGCATCGCGTCCTGAGCAACTCGCAGAGAATCTG